The genomic stretch CCAGTGAGGGGAGCTGAGGCACAGATCTCGGACTGTGGGAGGTTCGCCAGCCAGTACTACCATCTCTGCATAGATGCACCAAGCATGAGGCAGGGGTGTGCACCTTCCAAGCCCCACCATCAGCTGCCCTTCCTTGAGTCTACACATGTGCCTCAAGGTAGGCCTTAGGGAGGAGTCCACATGAGCACCACCCCTGGAACAGCaggtctcaggcttccctgggccCATGGCCCCCAGTGGGGGCTCACAGCCACCAGACACGCCCTGGCTCCTGGGCTTGCACTGCTACCTCTGTCGTACCCAGACTGTGGTGAAAGCCTGGACACAAGCCTGGAGTGGGTTTGGTCAGCCTTATTCTGGCTGCATCCACAGCTTGGGAAGCCAGTTTAGGGTCAAAGGGAGAGTGCAGGGCCGTGtgtcccgccccgcccctcccccataCTCCATCCCAGGGACCCCACAGCACACAAGTCCAAGCACTGTCCCCACTTCCATCCCTCTGACCTTCTGGTCCTTTGAGGAGCTGACCTCAAAACCCCTCAACCTGCCCCAAGGAGATCCAGGTGCCCCCTCAGCTCTGGCCCTGCTGTGGGAAGTGCTGCCCCCTGGTGGGCTCTCCTTGACACGCCCAGCCGGTTGTCTCTTAACTGGGCCTCATGCACAGTCCCCTCTGCTCCCTCGTGGCTTCAGAACGTGGCCACATGGCCACTTCCTTCCCGCTCCTGTCATCTTCCGATGTCTCCCTGGCATCCACCCCTGCGAGGCCACACTGGAGCAAAAACATCACCCCGGAGTCCCGAGCACAAGCTCCTCTGCTCCGTGAGACCCCTCCCTACCTCGCCGGGTCTCCCCCTTCAGGCCTAATCTGCACACCCAGGGTCTTGATCACTAAACTCTCCCCGTCTGCGCCTACTCTGTTATCATTCAGGGGTTCCACCTCCTCTTTTGCTAACTCCAGGGACCTTCTCTGGAAAGACTCCTCCCACTTCTCCAGGAGACCCCTCTccgaaagaaagaaagatgtatCTTGCTGGAGACTCCCTGCCGGGTAGCCTTGCCCACCCAATCCGCGGCCCCTCTGCTAGAGAGCAGCCTCGCCGCTAGACCCGCGCCGGGTCTTAAGTGCAGCGCCGGCCGGTCTAACTCAGTGCGCTTGCGTAGAAGGCCGGGAGCGCGGGAGGAGCTACGGGCGACCTCCATAGAACTACAAGTCCCGGTGTGCattgcggcggcggcggcccttGGCCGGAAGGTTACGGGCTCTCGGCCCCACCCCGGAAGATAAGGCGGCTCTCTAGGGCCGTGTCCCCTCTTTGGGCCGCGCTCTGCACCAGGTAGGACGTGTTGGTGCTATCCGGAGCCATCCGGCGCCCCCCGTCGTTCTAGGCTCCGCTAGGGACCCTAGCTGACTCTGGAAAAAGCGCCGGGGGCGTACGGCTGGGGCTGGGGACACGGAGGATCctgagggcgggaggaggagCCAAGGGAGCGGGGCCCCTGAAGCCCGGTGGTGGGGATGCCAGGGCCGAACGGCTGCTGACTGTGAGCTTCCTTCAGGTCGCCGCCATGGGCCGCGTGATTCGTGGGCAGAGGAAGGGCGCCGGCTCCGTGTTCCGCGCACATGTGAAGCACAGAAAAGGCGCCGCGCGCCTACGCGCCGTGGATTTCGCCGAGCGACACGGATATATCAAGGGCATCGTGAAGGTTCGGGGCGTGGGCCGGGACGGGTTGGGGCGCGGGGCGCCCAGCGGGACCCCCAAGCCGCTCACGCTGCCTCGACCCGCAGGACATCATCCACGACCCGGGCCGCGGAGCGCCCCTTGCCAAAGTGGTTTTCCGGGATCCGTACCGTTTTAAGAAGCGGACAGAGCTGTTCATCGCTGCTGAGGGCATCCACACCGGCCAGTTTGTGTACTGTGGCAAGAAGGGTGAGCTCCGCGCCGAGGTGAAAGGTCTTGATGGGGAGGGACTTGCGGGGCCTGGCGGTTTACAGCTTGGGTCCAGGCAGGAACGTTAAGGCTGCAGTCTTCACTTGGGGACACCTGCTTGGCCAGGCGTCCCGGTGAGTGCTCAGAGAGCTGTGGGAGGAGGCTGGCCTTGGTTTTGGCAAGCAGTGGTGAGGACATACCACCTTTCTCTTGCAGCCCAGCTCAACATCGGCAACGTGCTCCCGGTGGGCACCATGCCTGAGGGCACCATCGTGTGTTGTCTGGAGGAGAAGCCTGGTGACCGAGGCAAGCTGGCAAGAGCCTCTGGAAACTatgccacagtcatctcccacaACCCTGAGACAAAGAAGACGCGAGTGAAGCTGCCTTCGGGCTCCAAAAAGGTCATCTCCTCTGCCAACAGAGCTGTGGTCGGTGAGTGGAAGGCAGCGGTTGTATGCTGTGGGTCTCCTGTGGACAGCCCGCAGCCAGACGGGCCAGGAACCCAGCTGTCTGCTTCACTCAGGGAGCTTTTTAAGCTTGAGCACAATATGTGGTCTAATTCGGGATACTTGTTAAGTGAGTGCAAGTAGTGCTTGTTTAACTCCTGGTTGGGTGTTGAATGAGAGTAGGTTCAACATGCTGGACTTAAAGTAAAGGCAGGCTTAGTTGCACTCTGGGATAACCTGGATTTAGGTGATCTTTGCTTTTGTGGGCCACCTAGTTAAAGCCACAAAGTGTGTTGAAATGCATGTACTCAAGTTTGTTGGCTGTTTGACAACGTCTTTGAATCCGTGTGGCAAATCCAGTCCTGCTTGGGGGAGACTCTTGAGGGTGTGCTCACAGAATAAGCAGAACAATGGCAGAGAAGTGGTGGGCCAGGTCAGCTGTCCtctttggggtggggaggagcctaGTGCCAGACCCTGCAAAGGGGAGGGCTTCTGAAAAGCTGTGGCTCAAGGTGGGCATTCCAGACGATGTGAGTAAAGCCCTGGTTTAGCTACCCTGTAGCTGAAGAAACTATCAGCCAACaggctgtgtgtgttagtcgcttagtcgtgtctgactctttgcaatcccatgggatttcctctgtccatggaattctccaggcaagaatactggagtgggttgccattcccttttccagggcttcttcccaacccagggattgaacttgggtatactgcattgcagacagattctttactgtctgagccactggggaagctctagCTGACAGGCTGTTGCAGGATTTACTGCTTGGTGATGGTTTCCAGGCATTTTTGAGGCTCCTGGGATCATGTGATCCTGAACGACACATGGTGGTGGGGCACTGGCAAGGACATACCAGGGGATGCTCTGCCTGAGGGGAGTGTCCCCCAGCGCTGGGTGGTGGGTGATACATCTCCCTGAGTCTCCTGGTCTCCAACAGGTGTGGTGGCTGGAGGTGGCCGCATTGACAAGCCCATTCTGAAGGCCGGCCGTGCCTACCACAAGTATAAGGCAAAGAGGAACTGCTGGCCACGGGTGCGGGGTGTGGCCATGAACGTAAGTAGCCCAGAAGTGGACAGTGGGGTCAGTATTCAGTGTATGAGGCCTGTGAGACTGGGTGGACAAGTTCCTTCCTGGAGTGTCTCCTCTTGATGGTGGGAGATCTGTGGTTTGAGGTAGCTGATAGTTTGTAAGCACAGGCCGGGTTGAATCTGCCGGTTCCCAAGCCCTCCTGAGGTAGATGAGGGTCAGCCCCACCTCACCATCACCTCCTTCTTCCTGCAGCCTGTCGAGCATCCCTTCGGAGGTGGCAACCACCAGCACATCGGCAAACCCTCTACTATTCGCAGAGACGCCCCTGCTGGCCGGAAAGTGGGTCTCATTGCTGCCCGCCGGACAGGCCGTCTCCGGGGAACCAAGACTGTGCAGGAGAAGGAGAACTAGGGCTGTGGCTCAATAAAGCTTGTTTCTTTTCACAACTGAGCTGTGTGTTTCTGGTTTCAGAGGGAAGGGTCCCCTCTCCGAGGAGTGCCCTGTGCACCAGGGAACAGTGGAGGCTCTGGGGGGTGAGGCTGCTGGGTTGCTTCACACCTTGCCTCTTGTAAATCgcacccaccccctccccccgcccccaacacatACAGCAGAGAATCCCACTCGCAAGGAATGTAACCTCCATGTCTCCTGTTTATTACCTTCAACTTGTCTTGAGGGTCTGGGTGCTACTGGGTGTGAGTGGTGCCTGTGGTGCCACAGGCTGAGGGCCAGGGTGTTCTGTCCTGCAGTGGAAGGACCAGACGGGCTTCCTTTTTTGTCATAGCTCACCTGCACCTTGTCTGGAACTTAAATGATAGACTGGTCAAAGCTGATAGGGCCATGCTGGCTTGGACACCAATGTGGGTTGGGGGCCCATAAGTGACAGGACCACGTGCTTCCACAGGCCAGCTAGAGTGCCCTGCCCCCGGTGGATCTGCTTGTGAGCTGGTGTGAAAGCAAGAGCTGCAAGCCACTGTGGGTAACTGACCACAGGAGTGACTGGTAAGCAGACAGGGGTAAGGTAATGGTAAGGGCACAGTaagggtgggtggtgggtggctGGCTGAGGAAGGATCCCCTCAGTAGCCTGGGTGGAGGGCACTGGCAGCCACCTTCCTAAGTGGCACACAGCAGCTGGTCATCTTGGCTGTCTTGGGATGCTGTGCGGCAGGGCCCCTCGGTAACGGTGTCACTGGTTCCAGGCGGCTCCGTGTTCTCATGGTCCATGCCTGCCGCTAGTGTGAACTTCAGTTTTGGTCTTGCCTTTCTGGGGCCCCACCTGCCCTCAGCCACCCACACCCAGACAGTGACCCTTTGTTGCTGAGACCTCTGTCACGAGAGGACTGTAAGCTTCTTCCTGGAGAAAAGGGCACTGCACATATTTGCCAGGACATAACTTGCTTTACTGGGTAAAGCCTGGGGCTTTGTCCAGGGGGCTGGCAACAGGGAGGGTTTGCTCCAAGAGCATTAAGGCCCCATTTACAGGCATTGGTGCTGGGGGCAGAGGTTTAAAACAAGGGCTATTCTGaccagtatgtgtgtgttagtcgctcattcatgtgtgaatcttcacgaccccatggactgtagccccccaggctcctctgtccatgggcttttccaggcaagaatatgggagtgggttgccattcccttctccaggggatcttcccaacccagggatgaaacctgctttgcaggcagattctttactgtttaggccaccagggaagcattttcattttctgagtgaTCACATGGCCCTGAAGAAGGTTGTACTTttctgcctttcagttcagtcgctcagtcatgtctgactctttgcgaccccacgaactgcagcacaccaggcctccctgtccattaccaacgaccagagtccacccaaacccatgtccatcaagtcggtgatgccatccagccatctcatcctctgtcgtccccttctcctgccctcaactttcccagcatcagggtcttttccaaatgagtcagctctttgcatcaggtgaccaaagtattggagtttcagcttcagcatcagtccttccaatgaacacccaggactgatctttaggatgaactggttggatctccttgcagtccaagggactcaagagtcttctccaacaccacagttcaaaagcatccattcttcggtgctcagctttctttatagtccaattctcacatccatacatgaccactggaaaaaccatagccttgactagatggacctttgttgacaaagtgatgtctctgctttttaatatggtgtctaggttggtcataactttccttccaaggagtaagcgtcttttcatttcatggctgcagtcaccatctgcagtgatgttggagcccagaaaaataaagtcagccactgtttccactgtttccccatctatttgccatgaagtgatgggaccggatgccacgatcttagttttctgaatgttgagctttaagccaattttttcactctcctcttccactttcatcaagaggccctttagttcttcacattctgctTTTAGCTGTAAAGAAAAGGGCCTTCCTGATTTTAGTTGTAGTGCCTTGAGTGGCTGTCTAGGGAGAGTGTCACTGTAAAGAAATTTTGGAATCTTGAGCACCAAAAGCCTTCACCTAGCCTTCGTTGCAAAGCGTCGGGGTCATGAGTCCAGACTGCCAACTGGCGGCAGCCTTTGGAGCCAAAGCTTAGCTCTTAcattgcctggcaaatcccatggacggaggagccgtccatggggtcgctaggagtcggacacgactgagcgacttcactttcacttttcacattcatgcattgaaggaaatggcaacccacttcagtgttcttgcctggaggatcccagggatgggggagcctggtgggctgctgtctctggggtcgcacagagtcggacacgactgaagcgacttagcagtagcagcagcagcagcagcaacagcagcagcagcagcagctgactgcTGACCACCGAGACGCGGAGTCCTGTTCCCAGAGCGACCGGAAGGCGCCTCCTGCCAGTATCTCGGAGGAGGGATCGTCACTTCCGGTCAGGTTTAGGTCTTCAGGGTTTAGGGAGCAGGCGAGGTCTGGTCGGTCATCCGCTGTTGGGCGGCGCTGAGGTGAGGGTGGGCGGTTGGGGACGGGGGCGGCCGCGGGGCGCCCGGGACGCGGGGTGGGGACGTCCCCTCGACTCCAAATCTCCCGCCGAGGGTCCCACCCGAAGGCCTCTAGTCCCACGAGTCCCTCCCGGCTGGGGTCGTTCCTCGCCGTGCCCCTCTACCGCGGTGGAGCATCCGTCACCCGCCCCAAGCCCGTCTTCGTCTCCACCGGACTTCCCTTCTGGGCCTTCCCAAGGGGCTGCTTCCGCGGAGTGAGATGCTGCCGGTAACCAAGCGCTGCGCGCGCCGGCCTCGCCCTACCGTGGCTCTTCTCCACCTCCGCCTCCTGACTCCGGGGCCTCCAGCTGGCCCGCGCGCAAGCTCCTGTCACCTCCCGCAGCAGCCCCCTCCCCATTCCCCCTGCGGGCCCCGCCCCCCCGCACGATTCTCCCTCACCCGTTTCTGCTTCTGACCCTCTGAGACCTTGCTGCCCGCAGcagatttctgtttctttctcagaGGCTTTTATTCAAGGTTTGAAACCTTTTTATTTGCCCCAtaggtttctgtttttaatatgtctctttaaaaaatactttttgctTGTACACAGATATGCAGGAACATCCTTGTGCGTCTTTTGTGCATTAGCAAGAATTTCTAAAGG from Bos mutus isolate GX-2022 chromosome 14, NWIPB_WYAK_1.1, whole genome shotgun sequence encodes the following:
- the RPL8 gene encoding large ribosomal subunit protein uL2 codes for the protein MGRVIRGQRKGAGSVFRAHVKHRKGAARLRAVDFAERHGYIKGIVKDIIHDPGRGAPLAKVVFRDPYRFKKRTELFIAAEGIHTGQFVYCGKKAQLNIGNVLPVGTMPEGTIVCCLEEKPGDRGKLARASGNYATVISHNPETKKTRVKLPSGSKKVISSANRAVVGVVAGGGRIDKPILKAGRAYHKYKAKRNCWPRVRGVAMNPVEHPFGGGNHQHIGKPSTIRRDAPAGRKVGLIAARRTGRLRGTKTVQEKEN